Proteins from a genomic interval of Indicator indicator isolate 239-I01 chromosome 1, UM_Iind_1.1, whole genome shotgun sequence:
- the TEAD4 gene encoding transcriptional enhancer factor TEF-3 isoform X1 has product MQVSSHIQVLARRKAREIQAKLKDQAAKDKAMQSMATMSSAQIISATAFHSKVTLPGLPRPAYPAVSGFWQGALPGQAGSSQDVKPFSQQPYTVQASLPLSGFESPGLSPSPSAPAWQGRRVASSKLWMLEFSAFLEQQDQDTYNKHLFVHIGQSSPSYNDPYLEAVDIRQIYDKFPDKKGGLKELFERGPANAFFLVKFWADLNTNIEDESRSFYGVSSQYESPENMVITCSTKVCSFGKQVVEKVETEYARYENGHYSYRIHRSPLCEYMINFIHKLKHLPEKYMMNSVLENFTILQVVTNRDTQETLLCIAYVFEVSTSDHGAQHHIYRLVKD; this is encoded by the exons ATGCAGGTATCTAGTCACATCCAGGTCCTGGCAAGGCGGAAAGCTAGAGAGATCCAAGCCAAACTCAAG GATCAGGCAGCTAAAGATAAAGCCATGCAGAGTATGGCTACAATGTCATCTGCCCAAATTATCTCTGCAACTGCCTTCCATAGTAAAGTGACTTTGCCTGGTCTCCCACGTCCAGCCTATCCTGCAGTTTCTGGG TTTTGGCAAGGGGCTTTACCAGGCCAAGCTGGATCGTCTCAAGA CGTGAAACCTTTCTCTCAGCAACCTTACACTGTACAGGCTTCACTGCCATTATCAG GGTTTGAGTCTCCTGGCCTGTCACCTTCCCCATCAGCACCAGCTTGGCAAGGACGAAGAGTTGCTAGCTCCAAACTTTGGATGTTAGAATTCTCTGCATTCTTGGAACAGCAAGACCAAGACACA TATAACAAACACCTATTTGTGCACATTGGGCAGTCAAGCCCCAGCTACAATGACCCCTACCTTGAGGCAGTGGATATCCGACAGATTTATGACAAGTTCCCTGACAAGAAAGGGGGCCTGAAGGAGCTGTTTGAAAGGGGGCCAGCTAATGCCTTCTTCCTTGTCAAATTTTGG GCTGATTTGAACACAAATATCGAAGATGAATCCAGATCTTTCTATGGCGTTTCCAGCCAATATGAGAGCCCAGAAAACATGGTCATTACCTGTTCCACCAAAGTGTGCTCCTTTGGAAAGCAGGTGGTGGAGAAAGTGGAG ACAGAGTATGCACGCTATGAAAATGGACACTACTCCTACCGCATTCACCGCTCCCCTCTCTGTGAATACATGATCAATTTCATTCATAAACTCAAGCACCTTCCTGAGAAGTACATGATGAACAGTGTGCTGGAGAACTTTACTATCTTACAG GTTGTGACAAACAGAGACACACAGGAGACATTGCTGTGCATAGCATATGTTTTTGAGGTGTCAACGAGTGACCACGGTGCCCAGCATCACATCTACCGGCTGGTGAAGGACTAG
- the TEAD4 gene encoding transcriptional enhancer factor TEF-3 isoform X2: MYGRNELIARYIKLRTGKTRTRKQVSSHIQVLARRKAREIQAKLKDQAAKDKAMQSMATMSSAQIISATAFHSKVTLPGLPRPAYPAVSGFWQGALPGQAGSSQDVKPFSQQPYTVQASLPLSGFESPGLSPSPSAPAWQGRRVASSKLWMLEFSAFLEQQDQDTYNKHLFVHIGQSSPSYNDPYLEAVDIRQIYDKFPDKKGGLKELFERGPANAFFLVKFWTEYARYENGHYSYRIHRSPLCEYMINFIHKLKHLPEKYMMNSVLENFTILQVVTNRDTQETLLCIAYVFEVSTSDHGAQHHIYRLVKD, from the exons GCCGTAATGAGCTGATTGCACGCTATATTAAGTTGAGAACAGGGAAAACACGCACAAGGAAGCAG GTATCTAGTCACATCCAGGTCCTGGCAAGGCGGAAAGCTAGAGAGATCCAAGCCAAACTCAAG GATCAGGCAGCTAAAGATAAAGCCATGCAGAGTATGGCTACAATGTCATCTGCCCAAATTATCTCTGCAACTGCCTTCCATAGTAAAGTGACTTTGCCTGGTCTCCCACGTCCAGCCTATCCTGCAGTTTCTGGG TTTTGGCAAGGGGCTTTACCAGGCCAAGCTGGATCGTCTCAAGA CGTGAAACCTTTCTCTCAGCAACCTTACACTGTACAGGCTTCACTGCCATTATCAG GGTTTGAGTCTCCTGGCCTGTCACCTTCCCCATCAGCACCAGCTTGGCAAGGACGAAGAGTTGCTAGCTCCAAACTTTGGATGTTAGAATTCTCTGCATTCTTGGAACAGCAAGACCAAGACACA TATAACAAACACCTATTTGTGCACATTGGGCAGTCAAGCCCCAGCTACAATGACCCCTACCTTGAGGCAGTGGATATCCGACAGATTTATGACAAGTTCCCTGACAAGAAAGGGGGCCTGAAGGAGCTGTTTGAAAGGGGGCCAGCTAATGCCTTCTTCCTTGTCAAATTTTGG ACAGAGTATGCACGCTATGAAAATGGACACTACTCCTACCGCATTCACCGCTCCCCTCTCTGTGAATACATGATCAATTTCATTCATAAACTCAAGCACCTTCCTGAGAAGTACATGATGAACAGTGTGCTGGAGAACTTTACTATCTTACAG GTTGTGACAAACAGAGACACACAGGAGACATTGCTGTGCATAGCATATGTTTTTGAGGTGTCAACGAGTGACCACGGTGCCCAGCATCACATCTACCGGCTGGTGAAGGACTAG
- the TEAD4 gene encoding transcriptional enhancer factor TEF-3 isoform X3, giving the protein MQSMATMSSAQIISATAFHSKVTLPGLPRPAYPAVSGFWQGALPGQAGSSQDVKPFSQQPYTVQASLPLSGFESPGLSPSPSAPAWQGRRVASSKLWMLEFSAFLEQQDQDTYNKHLFVHIGQSSPSYNDPYLEAVDIRQIYDKFPDKKGGLKELFERGPANAFFLVKFWADLNTNIEDESRSFYGVSSQYESPENMVITCSTKVCSFGKQVVEKVETEYARYENGHYSYRIHRSPLCEYMINFIHKLKHLPEKYMMNSVLENFTILQVVTNRDTQETLLCIAYVFEVSTSDHGAQHHIYRLVKD; this is encoded by the exons ATGCAGAGTATGGCTACAATGTCATCTGCCCAAATTATCTCTGCAACTGCCTTCCATAGTAAAGTGACTTTGCCTGGTCTCCCACGTCCAGCCTATCCTGCAGTTTCTGGG TTTTGGCAAGGGGCTTTACCAGGCCAAGCTGGATCGTCTCAAGA CGTGAAACCTTTCTCTCAGCAACCTTACACTGTACAGGCTTCACTGCCATTATCAG GGTTTGAGTCTCCTGGCCTGTCACCTTCCCCATCAGCACCAGCTTGGCAAGGACGAAGAGTTGCTAGCTCCAAACTTTGGATGTTAGAATTCTCTGCATTCTTGGAACAGCAAGACCAAGACACA TATAACAAACACCTATTTGTGCACATTGGGCAGTCAAGCCCCAGCTACAATGACCCCTACCTTGAGGCAGTGGATATCCGACAGATTTATGACAAGTTCCCTGACAAGAAAGGGGGCCTGAAGGAGCTGTTTGAAAGGGGGCCAGCTAATGCCTTCTTCCTTGTCAAATTTTGG GCTGATTTGAACACAAATATCGAAGATGAATCCAGATCTTTCTATGGCGTTTCCAGCCAATATGAGAGCCCAGAAAACATGGTCATTACCTGTTCCACCAAAGTGTGCTCCTTTGGAAAGCAGGTGGTGGAGAAAGTGGAG ACAGAGTATGCACGCTATGAAAATGGACACTACTCCTACCGCATTCACCGCTCCCCTCTCTGTGAATACATGATCAATTTCATTCATAAACTCAAGCACCTTCCTGAGAAGTACATGATGAACAGTGTGCTGGAGAACTTTACTATCTTACAG GTTGTGACAAACAGAGACACACAGGAGACATTGCTGTGCATAGCATATGTTTTTGAGGTGTCAACGAGTGACCACGGTGCCCAGCATCACATCTACCGGCTGGTGAAGGACTAG